One genomic region from Leishmania panamensis strain MHOM/PA/94/PSC-1 chromosome 10 sequence encodes:
- the GP63-2 gene encoding GP63, leishmanolysin (TriTrypDB/GeneDB-style sysID: LpmP.10.0420~partially sequenced multicopy gene), whose product MSRDRSSTHRRRSVAARLMRLAAAGLVMAVGAAAVWAQAAGHHCIHDRLQTRVLQSVAQQRRPPGSVSALGLPYVSTDPISSAHAVDWALADSTSPSVARAADWGTLRIAVSTADLTDLCSHCTRVGQRVNNHNGEIATCTAEDILTEEKRDILVSYLIPQALQLHTERLKVKQVQGSWKVTGMTGSICGDYVVPTAHLTVGVSNADFVLYVASVPSEPGVLAWATICQVFSDKQPAVAVINIPPANIHSPYDQVLTRAVAHEVAHALGFSRMYFERAGLLTNASHVRGKFFSVPVMNSSTVVAKAREQYGCSNLTYVELEDLGDSRTTASHLKGRNAKDELMAPASAAGYYTALTMAVFEDLGFYKADYNLAEIMPWAQNASCDFLTKKCMENNITQWPEMFCNTTEMVPQCPTDRLRLGTCLIIDVGRPMSMIYQYFTNDSLSGRSPFLDYCPVIVGSSNSACDQDPSMASPSLQAFNLFSDAARCFDGVFQLRNNTPSQEPYNALCANVKCDRAHHMYSVQVYGSRGYVACTPGESVELATLSAAFENGGNITCPPYVEVCQANTKGLIDFEGDAADTAAMRRW is encoded by the coding sequence ATGTCCcgcgaccgcagcagcacgcaccggcgccgcagcgtcgccgcacgcCTGATGCGGCTCGCCGCAGCGGGCCTCGTCATGGCcgtcggtgccgccgccgtgtggGCGCAGGCCGCCGGCCATCACTGCATCCACGACAGGCTGCAGACCcgcgtgctgcagtcggtggcgcagcagcgcaggcctCCCGGCAGCGTCTCGGCCCTCGGTCTGCCCTACGTGTCCACCGAccccatcagcagcgctcaCGCCGTCGACTGGGCACTGGCCGACAGCACGTCGCCGAGTGTCGCGCGCGCAGCGGACTGGGGCACGCTGCGCATCGCCGTCTCCACCGCAGACCTCACGGACCTATGCAGCCACTGCACTCGCGTCGGGCAGCGTGTGAACAACCACAATGGCGAGATcgccacctgcaccgccGAGGACATCCTcacggaggagaagcgcgacATCCTCGTCAGCTACCTCATcccgcaggcgctgcagctgcacacggAGCGGCTGAAGGTGAAGCAGGTGCAGGGCAGCTGGAAGGTGACCGGCATGACGGGCTCAATCTGTGGCGACTACGTTGTCCCCACAGCGCACCTTACCGTTGGTGTCAGCAACGCCGACTTCGTGCTGTACGTCGCCTCGGTGCCGAGCGAGCCGGGCGTGCTGGCGTGGGCCACGATCTGCCAGGTGTTCTCGGACAAACAGCCAGCCGTAGCTGTTATCAACATTCCCCCGGCGAATATTCACTCACCCTACGACCAGGTCCTCACGCGTGCTGTGgcgcacgaggtggcgcacgCCCTCGGCTTCAGCAGGATGTATTTCGAGCGCGCCGGGCTCCTGACGAACGCCTCGCATGTGCGCGGCAAGTTCTTTTCGGTTCCTGTGATGAACAGCAGCACGGTGGTGGCCAAGGCGCGCGAGCAGTACGGCTGCTCCAACTTGACGTATGTGGAGCTGGAGGATCTGGGCGACTCGAGGACTACTGCCTCGCATCTTAAGGGGCGCAACGCCAAGGACGAGCTCATGGCGCCTGCCTCGGCTGCAGGGTACTACACCGCACTGACCATGGCAGTCTTTGAGGACCTCGGCTTCTACAAGGCGGACTACAACCTCGCTGAGATCATGCCGTGGGCCCAGAACGCCAGCTGCGACTTCCTCACCAAGAAGTGCATGGAGAACAACATCACGCAGTGGCCGGAGATGTTCTGCAACACCACCGAAATGGTCCCACAGTGCCCCACCGACCGGCTGAGGCTGGGGACGTGCCTGATAATCGATGTCGGACGTCCGATGTCGATGATCTACCAGTACTTTACCAACGACTCTCTCAGCGGGCGCTCACCGTTCCTGGACTACTGCCCAGTTATCGTGGGCTCCAGCAATAGTGCTTGCGATCAGGACCCATCGATGGCATCGCCTTCTTTGCAGGCCTTCAACCTCTTCTCCGAcgctgcgcgctgcttcgATGGCGTCTTCCAGCTGAGGAACAATACTCCTTCCCAGGAGCCGTACAACGCCTTGTGCGCCAACGTGAAGTGCGACAGAGCCCACCACATGTACAGCGTCCAGGTGTACGGCAGCAGGGGCTACGTCGCATGCACACCGGGCGAGAGTGTTGAGCTGGCCACCTTGAGCGCCGCCTTCGAGAACGGGGGTAACATCACGTGCCCGCCGTACGTGGAGGTGTGCCAGGCCAACACCAAGGGGCTCATAGACTTCGAAGGAGACGCTGCCGACACAGCGGCGATGCGACGGTGG
- the GP63-1 gene encoding GP63, leishmanolysin (TriTrypDB/GeneDB-style sysID: LpmP.10.0410) yields MAVGAAAVWVQAAGHHCIHDRLQTRVLQSVAQQRRPPGSVSALGLPYVSTGPISSAHAVDWALADSTSPSVARAADWGTLRIAVSTADLNDPGYHCTRVGQRVNNHNGEIATCTAEDILTEQKRDILVSYLIPQALQLHAERLRVRQVQGSWKVTGMTGSICGDFSVPPAHLTAGVSNADFVLYVASVPSEPGVLAWATTCQVFSDDHPAVGVINIPAANIVSRYDQGATRVVTHEVAHALGFSSTFFKSAGIVKSVTNLRGKPFAAPVINSSTVVAKAREQYGCPTLEYLEVEDQGGSGSAGSHIKMRNAKDELMAPASAAGYYTALTMAVFEDLGFYKADFAKAEVMPWGRNASCDFLTQKCMEDNITQWPEMFCNTTERRYRCPTDRLRLGTCGIRTYSTPMPPYFEYFNDTFLAGYSAFLDYCPFTLGYSNGACNQDPSTAPALLKEFSVFSDAARCFDGAFRPTTAREDLMYNALCANVMCNTAARTYSVQVRGSSGYVACTPGESVELATTSAAFVEGSYITCAPYVEVCQANIKGVIDFEGDAADTAAMRRWSERMTALATVTAVLLGIVLAVMAILVVWLLLITIP; encoded by the coding sequence ATGGCcgtcggtgccgccgccgtgtggGTGCAGGCCGCCGGCCATCACTGCATCCACGACAGGCTGCAGACCcgcgtgctgcagtcggtggcgcagcagcgcaggcctCCCGGCAGCGTCTCGGCCCTCGGTCTGCCCTACGTGTCCACCGGccccatcagcagcgctcaCGCCGTCGACTGGGCACTGGCCGACAGCACGTCGCCGAGTGTCGCGCGCGCAGCGGACTGGGGCACGCTGCGCATCGCCGTCTCCACCGCAGACCTCAACGACCCCGGCTACCACTGCACTCGCGTCGGGCAGCGTGTGAACAACCACAATGGCGAGATcgccacctgcaccgccGAGGACATCCTTACAGAGCAGAAGCGCGACATCCTCGTCAGCTACCTCATcccgcaggcgctgcagctgcacgcggAGCGGCTGAGGGTGAGGCAGGTGCAGGGCAGCTGGAAGGTGACCGGCATGACGGGCTCAATCTGTGGCGACTTCAGTGTCCCCCCGGCGCACCTTACAGCTGGCGTCAGCAACGCCGACTTCGTGCTGTACGTCGCCTCGGTGCCGAGCGAGCCGGGCGTGCTGGCGTGGGCCACGACCTGCCAGGTGTTCTCGGACGACCATCCAGCCGTGGGTGTCATCAACATCCCGGCGGCGAACATTGTGTCGCGCTACGACCAGGGCGCCACGCGTGTTGTGAcgcacgaggtggcgcacgccctcggcttcagcagcacaTTTTTCAAGAGCGCCGGCATTGTGAAGAGCGTCACAAATTTGCGCGGTAAGCCCTTTGCGGCTCCTGTgatcaacagcagcacggtGGTGGCCAAGGCGCGCGAGCAGTACGGCTGCCCCACCTTGGAGTAtctggaggtggaggaccAGGGCGGCTCCGGCTCTGCTGGCTCGCATATAAAGATGCGCAACGCCAAGGACGAGCTCATGGCGCCTGCCTCGGCTGCAGGGTACTACACCGCCCTGACCATGGCCGTCTTCGAGGACCTCGGCTTCTACAAGGCGGACTTCGCCAAGGCCGAGGTGATGCCGTGGGGCCGGAACGCCAGCTGCGACTTCCTCACCCAGAAGTGCATGGAGGACAACATCACGCAGTGGCCGGAGATGTTCTGCAACACCACGGAGAGGCGGTATCGTTGCCCCACCGACCGGCTGAGGCTGGGGACGTGCGGTATACGGACCTATAGCACCCCGATGCCGCCGTACTTCGAGTACTTCAACGACACATTCCTTGCAGGCTACTCGGCCTTCCTGGACTACTGCCCGTTTACCCTGGGCTACAGCAATGGTGCTTGCAATCAGGACCCATCGACGGCCCCTGCGCTTTTGAAGGAGTTCAGCGTCTTCTCCGAcgcggcgcgctgcttcgaTGGGGCCTTCCGGCCGACGACCGCCCGTGAGGACTTGATGTACAACGCCTTGTGCGCCAACGTGATGTGCAacacggcggcgcgcacgtACAGCGTCCAGGtacgcggcagcagcggctacGTCGCATGCACGCCGGGCGAGAGTGTGGAGCTGGCCAcgaccagcgccgccttcgtGGAAGGCAGCTACATCACGTGCGCGCCGTACGTGGAGGTGTGCCAGGCCAACATCAAGGGAGTCATAGACTTCGAGGGAGACGCTGCCGACACAGCGGCGATGCGACGGTGGAGTGAAAGGATGACTGCATTGGCCACTGTGACGGCTGTGCTGCTAGGGATAGTTCTCGCTGTCATGGCAATCCTCGTGGTGTGGCTGCTCCTCATCACCATCCCCTGA